From a region of the Thermodesulfobacteriota bacterium genome:
- the prfB gene encoding peptide chain release factor 2 (programmed frameshift) translates to MAVVNSAETRQVIQRLYEKIDQIRGYLDVPVIERKLAEIEARLGSSGLWNNSDEAVAVLKERSILSSKIESIKTIAADVEEADVLLELGEEADDAATIAEADKKASRIAERIGAFFVELTLTGEDDPANAIVSINAGAGGTDSQDWAEMLLRMYTRWVEHKGYGLDVLDIQPGEEAGIKSATFRVVGHNAFGYLKNEIGVHRLVRISPFNASGKRQTSFASVFVTPEVDQNIEIEINDKDIRIDVFRASGAGGQHVNKTSSAVRITHFPSGVVVQCQQEKSQIRNREIAMTVLRSRLYQLEKAKQQARIQEIHDGKEEIAWGNQIRSYFLHPYQKIKDHRVDLEIGNVNSVLDGNIDPFINAVLLGGHA, encoded by the exons ATGGCCGTAGTCAACAGTGCGGAAACCAGGCAGGTGATTCAGCGCTTATACGAAAAGATAGACCAGATCCGGGGCTATCTT GACGTACCGGTCATTGAGAGAAAGCTGGCGGAAATCGAGGCGCGGCTGGGCAGCAGCGGTCTGTGGAACAACTCCGACGAGGCAGTGGCCGTCTTAAAGGAGCGATCGATCCTTTCTTCCAAGATCGAATCCATTAAAACCATCGCCGCGGACGTGGAAGAGGCGGACGTGCTGCTGGAGCTGGGGGAGGAGGCCGATGACGCCGCCACCATCGCCGAAGCCGACAAAAAAGCCTCGCGGATCGCCGAACGGATCGGCGCGTTTTTCGTTGAACTGACCCTGACCGGCGAGGACGACCCCGCCAACGCCATCGTTTCCATCAATGCCGGCGCCGGCGGCACGGATTCCCAGGACTGGGCCGAGATGCTGCTGCGCATGTACACCCGCTGGGTGGAACATAAAGGCTACGGGCTGGATGTCCTGGATATTCAGCCCGGTGAAGAGGCCGGCATCAAGAGCGCCACCTTCCGGGTGGTCGGCCATAACGCCTTCGGATACCTTAAAAACGAGATCGGCGTCCACCGGCTGGTCCGGATTTCACCGTTTAACGCCAGCGGCAAGCGGCAGACCTCGTTTGCTTCGGTGTTTGTCACCCCTGAGGTGGACCAGAACATCGAGATCGAAATCAACGACAAGGACATCCGCATCGACGTGTTCCGGGCCAGCGGCGCCGGCGGCCAGCATGTCAACAAAACCAGCAGCGCCGTGCGCATCACCCATTTTCCCTCCGGGGTGGTGGTCCAGTGCCAGCAGGAAAAATCCCAGATCCGCAACCGGGAGATCGCCATGACCGTCCTGCGGTCCCGTCTTTATCAACTGGAAAAAGCCAAGCAGCAGGCCAGAATACAGGAGATACATGACGGCAAGGAGGAGATCGCCTGGGGCAACCAGATCCGGTCCTACTTCCTGCATCCTTACCAGAAGATCAAGGATCACCGGGTTGACCTGGAGATCGGCAACGTCAACAGCGTCCTGGACGGCAACATCGATCCGTTCATCAACGCCGTGCTTCTGGGAGGGCACGCGTGA
- a CDS encoding HD domain-containing protein, whose amino-acid sequence MTGGPGKLDLGAGAGIVPVAIIRKFYPPDSKAFDVLLRHGEQVAEKSLRIARNIDGLSPDISFIEEAAILHDIGMIRTRTPSLGCSGESPYICHGVFGREMLDGLGLPRHGLVCERHVGTGLTAADIAAQGLPLPPRDMRPVSIEEKIIAYADKFFSKKSGQGGEKPFADVVREIERYGRRQVETFLAWAEMFGDR is encoded by the coding sequence GTGACCGGCGGCCCGGGAAAGCTGGATCTGGGGGCCGGCGCCGGAATCGTCCCGGTTGCGATCATCAGAAAATTTTATCCCCCTGATTCCAAAGCGTTTGACGTTCTGCTCCGGCACGGGGAACAGGTTGCGGAAAAAAGCCTGCGGATTGCCCGGAACATTGACGGGCTTTCTCCTGACATCAGCTTCATTGAAGAAGCCGCCATTCTGCATGATATCGGCATGATCCGGACCCGCACGCCATCCCTGGGCTGTTCCGGAGAATCCCCCTATATCTGTCACGGAGTGTTCGGCCGGGAGATGCTGGATGGGCTGGGCCTGCCCCGGCACGGGCTGGTCTGTGAACGGCATGTGGGCACGGGTTTGACCGCGGCGGACATCGCGGCCCAGGGGCTGCCGCTGCCCCCGCGGGACATGCGGCCCGTCAGCATCGAAGAAAAGATCATCGCTTACGCCGACAAGTTTTTCTCCAAGAAATCGGGGCAGGGGGGGGAGAAACCGTTTGCCGATGTGGTCAGAGAGATCGAGCGCTACGGCCGCCGCCAGGTCGAGACCTTCCTGGCGTGGGCGGAGATGTTCGGAGACCGGTAA
- a CDS encoding CopG family transcriptional regulator, with amino-acid sequence MQATVKRATIYLDEVVHKALKIKALETSRSISDLVNSAVKEALAEDAEDLAAFEDRVNEPLLSYDEMVKRLKKDGRI; translated from the coding sequence ATGCAGGCAACGGTTAAACGCGCCACGATTTATCTGGATGAAGTTGTTCATAAGGCCCTCAAAATAAAGGCCCTGGAAACGTCCCGATCCATTTCGGATCTTGTCAATTCAGCTGTTAAGGAAGCCCTGGCCGAAGATGCCGAAGATCTCGCGGCATTCGAAGATAGAGTCAATGAGCCGCTGTTAAGCTATGATGAAATGGTGAAGAGGCTCAAAAAAGATGGCCGCATATAA
- a CDS encoding type II toxin-antitoxin system RelE/ParE family toxin → MAAYKVFFRKSVEKDLACIPKKDVAKIFERIRTLGDNPRPNGCEKLTGQERYRLRQGRYRIVYSIQDDELTVWIVTIGHRKDVYR, encoded by the coding sequence ATGGCCGCATATAAGGTTTTTTTCAGAAAATCCGTGGAAAAGGACCTTGCCTGCATTCCGAAAAAGGATGTAGCTAAAATTTTTGAACGTATCAGGACGCTTGGTGATAACCCGCGTCCGAATGGTTGCGAAAAACTGACCGGGCAGGAACGGTACCGCCTGCGACAGGGGCGATATCGCATCGTCTATTCAATTCAGGACGATGAACTTACGGTATGGATTGTGACGATTGGTCATCGAAAAGATGTTTATCGCTGA
- a CDS encoding BrnT family toxin — MDYEWDARKAQHNLKKHGVDFADAVSVFDDLNTITIEDACEQEQRFVSIGIDCFARILVVVYTWRGDTIRIISARKATRKEQKHYEVGL, encoded by the coding sequence ATGGATTACGAGTGGGATGCCAGGAAGGCTCAACACAACTTAAAGAAACATGGCGTTGATTTTGCCGACGCGGTTTCTGTTTTTGATGATCTGAATACCATTACGATCGAAGACGCCTGTGAACAGGAGCAACGCTTTGTTTCTATTGGAATTGACTGTTTTGCCAGGATTCTGGTTGTCGTTTATACTTGGCGAGGGGATACTATCCGTATTATTTCCGCCCGTAAGGCGACCAGAAAGGAACAAAAGCATTATGAGGTGGGGCTATGA
- a CDS encoding BrnA antitoxin family protein encodes MKKEYDFTKGKRGPVVPPVPNKTRITIRLDNDIINWFKNKVHEAGGGNYQSMINEALHKYIEAEREPIEQVLRRVVREELHRDSASPR; translated from the coding sequence ATGAAAAAAGAGTATGACTTTACCAAAGGGAAGCGGGGGCCGGTCGTTCCTCCGGTGCCAAATAAGACAAGGATCACGATCCGTCTGGATAACGATATTATCAATTGGTTTAAAAACAAGGTTCATGAGGCCGGAGGCGGGAACTATCAATCCATGATCAATGAGGCTTTACATAAATATATTGAGGCGGAAAGGGAGCCGATCGAACAGGTGTTAAGGCGTGTAGTCCGGGAAGAGCTTCATCGTGATAGCGCCTCCCCACGGTAA
- the thiL gene encoding thiamine-phosphate kinase produces MLPHNLNNCLKFYFITDDGADLPVIDQVKAAILGGATIVQYRHKSFTTALFDEAAAVRSMCRANRIPFIINDNILLAKALEADGVHVGQDDESPADARRIMGPNAIIGVSVSTLAELEKTDTGPCDYIGAGPVFATSTKKDVKPTIGPDGLARVVKAADIPVVAIGGIDAANAGSCFEAGAVGVAVISCVTRSAQPVESARQLAVACGIFAFPDTLLTPWNDEFGLIRAITTDAPLTRGGQPVFDVSPGDDAAVLKDIRRPVISTDAHVQGVHFDLAWQTPEEVGYKAVVVTLSDLAASYARPVAMFVNLTLPPDVSESLAIEICAGLKKALREYDCTLGGGNVTSGRDIYLNLFVIGELLTSRYPSRSNAKINDGLYCTGPLGLARAGLMMLQKKDDALPGLIERFKFPRARFDAAAILAAHDVACVIDVSDGLAGDAAHLAEASRVTLTFDFDDAVYSPDLLTFCKRFGQSPEEMVLRGGEDYELLFTCDPAKFDAIHKQLPEACRVGWCREFDGQYLKGLPHGLRSFQHGEK; encoded by the coding sequence ATGCTGCCCCATAACCTCAATAACTGTTTGAAATTCTATTTTATTACCGATGACGGCGCGGACCTGCCGGTGATCGACCAGGTGAAGGCCGCCATTCTCGGCGGGGCCACCATCGTCCAGTACCGGCACAAGTCATTTACCACGGCGCTTTTTGACGAAGCCGCTGCCGTCCGGTCCATGTGCCGGGCCAACCGCATCCCCTTTATTATCAATGATAACATTCTATTGGCCAAAGCCCTGGAGGCCGACGGTGTCCATGTGGGCCAGGATGACGAATCGCCGGCCGACGCCCGCCGGATCATGGGCCCAAACGCCATTATCGGGGTCTCTGTTTCCACCCTGGCCGAGCTGGAAAAAACCGATACCGGCCCCTGTGACTATATCGGCGCCGGACCGGTGTTCGCCACATCCACCAAAAAGGATGTTAAGCCGACCATCGGCCCGGACGGCCTGGCCCGGGTGGTCAAAGCAGCGGATATTCCCGTGGTCGCCATCGGCGGGATTGATGCCGCCAATGCCGGTTCGTGTTTTGAGGCCGGCGCCGTCGGGGTGGCGGTCATCAGCTGCGTCACCCGATCCGCGCAACCGGTTGAAAGCGCTCGTCAACTGGCTGTCGCCTGCGGAATTTTCGCTTTCCCGGACACCTTGCTTACCCCCTGGAACGATGAATTCGGCCTGATCCGGGCCATTACAACCGATGCCCCCCTGACCCGCGGCGGCCAACCGGTGTTTGACGTTTCGCCCGGAGACGACGCAGCCGTGCTCAAGGATATCCGCCGGCCGGTCATCTCCACCGACGCCCATGTCCAGGGGGTGCATTTTGACTTGGCCTGGCAGACGCCGGAAGAGGTGGGGTATAAGGCGGTGGTGGTGACCTTAAGCGACCTGGCCGCGTCATATGCCCGGCCGGTTGCCATGTTCGTTAACCTGACCCTGCCGCCGGATGTTTCCGAATCTCTGGCCATTGAAATTTGTGCCGGATTAAAGAAGGCGCTGAGGGAATATGACTGCACCCTGGGCGGCGGGAATGTGACCTCCGGCCGCGATATTTATTTAAACCTTTTTGTAATAGGTGAATTGTTAACCAGCCGATATCCTTCACGTTCAAATGCGAAGATAAATGACGGCCTGTATTGCACCGGTCCTCTCGGTCTGGCCCGCGCCGGGCTGATGATGCTTCAGAAAAAGGATGATGCCTTGCCCGGGTTAATCGAAAGGTTCAAGTTTCCCCGGGCCCGGTTTGACGCGGCCGCCATCCTTGCCGCCCATGATGTTGCCTGCGTGATCGATGTCAGCGACGGCCTGGCCGGAGACGCGGCCCACCTTGCCGAAGCTTCCCGGGTAACCCTCACGTTTGACTTTGATGATGCGGTTTACTCTCCTGATTTACTGACGTTTTGCAAGCGTTTCGGCCAGTCGCCGGAAGAGATGGTCCTGCGCGGCGGGGAGGATTATGAACTTCTTTTTACCTGTGATCCGGCCAAGTTTGATGCCATCCATAAACAATTGCCTGAAGCCTGCCGGGTAGGGTGGTGCCGGGAGTTTGACGGCCAATACCTCAAGGGCTTGCCCCATGGCTTGCGGTCATTTCAACATGGGGAAAAATGA